Proteins encoded together in one Pseudomonas sp. Seg1 window:
- a CDS encoding cellulase family glycosylhydrolase yields the protein MKPAHLKRLAPALLALSALTQVHASELFPNLPAKTIGVQVKIQNFSAEDAAHIKDAGFSFVRFGVWSDSLTAKAYQKQVSDAFAAAKSAGLPVLLTVRAIKPLPATSATDLATAGESFANALSGLEKSYSTQLVAIEIWNEPDLETYWPTRHFDTTFVPFMSAVCKSLQGSAQSTPLVGYGFARPPTAGSASTVALNRIVSEYPKCLSAISYHPYGMTATQISNAQAFIQQNFHLPGVISEWGISALSSNGGNDGQASKVGAFIADVKKLGIPLTSLYEWRNSDSGSNEREKNFGLLTSDGQPKPAKIAAATQLNAQ from the coding sequence ATGAAACCAGCCCATCTCAAACGGCTCGCCCCTGCGTTGCTGGCACTCAGTGCCCTTACTCAAGTTCACGCCAGTGAGCTCTTCCCCAACCTCCCCGCCAAGACCATCGGTGTCCAGGTGAAGATCCAGAACTTCTCCGCCGAGGACGCCGCGCACATAAAAGACGCCGGATTCAGTTTTGTGCGCTTCGGCGTGTGGAGCGACAGCCTGACTGCCAAGGCTTATCAAAAACAGGTCAGCGATGCCTTCGCCGCGGCTAAATCTGCGGGCCTGCCGGTGTTGCTGACCGTGCGCGCCATCAAGCCTTTGCCCGCCACCTCAGCCACCGATCTGGCAACCGCCGGCGAATCGTTTGCCAATGCGCTGTCGGGTCTGGAAAAGTCCTACAGCACACAACTGGTGGCGATTGAGATCTGGAATGAGCCGGATCTTGAGACCTATTGGCCGACGCGTCATTTCGACACGACGTTCGTGCCGTTCATGAGCGCTGTGTGCAAGTCGCTGCAGGGCTCAGCGCAATCGACGCCGCTGGTCGGCTACGGTTTCGCCCGGCCACCGACTGCCGGCTCTGCTTCAACCGTGGCACTCAACCGCATCGTCAGCGAATACCCCAAATGCCTGAGCGCGATTTCCTATCACCCTTACGGCATGACAGCCACGCAGATCAGCAACGCGCAGGCGTTTATTCAGCAAAACTTCCATCTGCCGGGGGTCATCAGTGAATGGGGCATATCGGCGCTCAGTTCCAATGGCGGCAACGACGGCCAAGCCAGCAAAGTCGGCGCCTTCATCGCCGATGTGAAAAAGCTCGGTATCCCGCTGACATCCCTCTATGAATGGCGAAACAGCGACTCGGGGAGTAACGAGCGCGAAAAGAACTTCGGCCTGCTGACCTCTGACGGCCAACCGAAGCCCGCGAAAATAGCCGCCGCAACTCAATTGAATGCCCAGTAG
- the tal gene encoding transaldolase, whose amino-acid sequence MTSKLEQLKQMTTVVADTGDFEAIARVKPVDATTNPSLLLKAAAISGYAELLNACVSDCKGDVGLASDRFGVAVGQEILKVIPGRISTEVDARLSFDKDAVLKRAHRLIELYDKAGIGRDRVLIKIASTWEGIRAAEVLEKEGIQTNLTLLFSFAQAAACADAGVFLISPFVGRIYDWYKKANGNDYTGADDPGVQSVTRIYNYYKANDYKTVVMGASFRNLNQIEQLAGCDRLTISPDLIDKLAADTGKLERKLAPGHAGEARLSLNEAQFRWLSNEDAMATEKLAEGIRQFARDQEKLEALLQAKL is encoded by the coding sequence ATGACTTCCAAGCTGGAACAACTGAAACAAATGACCACCGTGGTTGCCGACACTGGCGACTTCGAAGCGATCGCCCGGGTGAAACCGGTCGACGCCACCACCAACCCTTCCCTGCTACTTAAAGCCGCGGCCATTTCTGGTTACGCCGAGCTGCTGAACGCCTGCGTCAGCGACTGCAAGGGCGATGTCGGCCTGGCCAGCGACCGTTTCGGCGTCGCCGTGGGTCAGGAAATTCTCAAAGTGATCCCGGGCCGGATTTCCACCGAGGTGGATGCGCGCCTGTCGTTCGACAAAGACGCCGTGCTCAAGCGTGCGCATCGCTTGATCGAGCTGTATGACAAGGCCGGCATTGGCCGCGACCGCGTACTGATCAAGATCGCCTCGACCTGGGAAGGCATTCGCGCTGCCGAAGTGCTGGAGAAGGAAGGCATCCAGACCAACCTGACCCTGCTGTTCTCCTTCGCGCAAGCGGCAGCCTGTGCCGATGCCGGCGTATTCCTGATCTCGCCGTTCGTGGGCCGTATCTACGACTGGTACAAGAAGGCCAACGGCAACGACTACACCGGCGCCGATGATCCGGGCGTGCAGTCGGTAACGCGCATCTACAACTACTACAAGGCCAATGACTACAAGACCGTGGTCATGGGCGCGAGCTTCCGTAACCTGAACCAGATCGAGCAACTGGCCGGCTGCGATCGCCTGACCATCAGCCCGGACCTGATCGACAAGCTGGCAGCGGACACTGGCAAGCTGGAGCGCAAACTGGCCCCGGGTCATGCCGGTGAAGCGCGCCTGAGCTTGAACGAAGCGCAGTTCCGCTGGTTGTCCAACGAAGACGCGATGGCCACCGAGAAACTGGCCGAAGGCATTCGTCAGTTTGCCCGTGACCAGGAGAAGCTTGAGGCGCTGTTGCAGGCCAAGCTGTGA
- the rssC gene encoding anti-sigma factor antagonist RssC has protein sequence MSTGRIQFAEQDGTFVLKFVGEVRLTLCSALDATIEKIFTALNFNAIVIDLTETRSIDSTTLGLLAKLSILSRQKVGLLPTVVTTHDDITRLLQSMGFEQVFNIVNHPVPCPECLDDLPDQDQSEEVVRIKVLEAHKILMGLNDSNREAFHDLVNALERH, from the coding sequence ATGAGTACCGGTAGAATCCAGTTCGCCGAGCAGGATGGCACCTTCGTCCTGAAGTTCGTCGGTGAAGTTCGCCTGACCCTGTGTTCGGCGTTGGATGCGACTATTGAGAAAATCTTCACCGCGCTGAATTTCAACGCGATCGTGATCGATTTGACCGAAACCCGCAGCATCGACAGCACCACGCTGGGTCTGTTGGCCAAGCTGTCGATCCTGTCGCGGCAGAAGGTCGGCCTGCTGCCGACCGTCGTTACCACCCACGATGACATCACCCGTCTCCTGCAATCGATGGGCTTCGAGCAGGTGTTCAACATCGTCAACCATCCCGTGCCGTGCCCGGAATGCCTGGACGATCTGCCTGATCAGGATCAGTCGGAAGAAGTGGTGCGGATCAAGGTGCTGGAAGCGCACAAGATCCTCATGGGGCTGAATGATTCCAACCGTGAAGCCTTCCATGATCTGGTGAATGCCCTCGAAAGACACTGA
- the rssB gene encoding two-component system response regulator RssB: MPKTSATLLIIDDDEVVRASLAAYLEDSGFSVLQASNGQQGLQVFEQDKPDLVICDLRMPQMGGLELIRQVTELSPQTPVIVVSGAGVMNDAVEALRLGAADYLIKPLEDLAVLEHSVRRALDRARLLLENQRYREKLEKANRELEASLNLLQEDQNAGRQVQMNMLPESPWSIDEFKFAHQIIPSLYLSGDFVDYFRVDERRVAFYLADVSGHGASSAFVTVLLKFMTTRLLFESKRNGTLPEFKPSEVLGHINRGLISCKLGKHVTMVGGVIDEETGLLTYSIGGHLPLPVLYTPDSVRYLEGRGLPVGLFNEATYEDHVLELPPTFSLTLMSDGILDLLPEPTLKEKEAALPQRVKSAGGSLDGLRQVFGLATLGEMPDDIALLVLSRNL, from the coding sequence ATGCCAAAAACCAGTGCCACGCTGCTGATAATCGATGATGACGAAGTAGTGCGCGCGAGCCTCGCGGCCTATTTGGAAGACAGTGGTTTCAGCGTCCTGCAGGCCAGCAACGGCCAACAGGGTCTTCAGGTATTCGAGCAAGACAAGCCCGACTTGGTCATCTGCGATCTGCGCATGCCGCAGATGGGCGGTCTCGAACTCATCCGTCAGGTCACCGAGCTGTCGCCGCAAACTCCGGTGATTGTGGTTTCGGGTGCCGGCGTGATGAACGACGCGGTCGAGGCCCTGCGCCTGGGCGCGGCGGATTACCTGATCAAGCCTCTCGAAGATCTGGCTGTGCTCGAGCACTCCGTGCGCCGGGCCCTGGATCGTGCGCGCCTGCTGCTGGAAAACCAGCGCTATCGCGAGAAGCTGGAAAAGGCCAACCGCGAGCTCGAAGCCAGCCTGAACCTGCTCCAGGAAGACCAGAACGCCGGTCGCCAGGTGCAGATGAACATGCTGCCGGAAAGCCCGTGGAGCATCGACGAGTTCAAGTTTGCCCACCAGATCATCCCGTCGTTGTACCTGTCGGGTGATTTTGTCGACTATTTCCGTGTCGACGAGCGCCGGGTTGCGTTCTACCTGGCGGATGTATCCGGTCATGGTGCCTCATCAGCCTTTGTCACCGTGCTGCTGAAGTTCATGACCACGCGCTTGCTGTTCGAGTCCAAGCGCAACGGCACCTTGCCGGAATTCAAGCCTTCGGAAGTCCTTGGTCATATCAACCGGGGGCTGATCAGTTGTAAGCTGGGCAAACACGTCACAATGGTCGGTGGAGTCATCGACGAGGAGACCGGTTTGTTGACCTATAGCATCGGCGGCCATCTGCCTTTGCCCGTGTTGTACACACCTGACAGTGTTCGTTATCTGGAAGGACGTGGTCTGCCGGTGGGGCTTTTCAATGAAGCCACTTACGAAGATCACGTGCTTGAGCTGCCGCCGACGTTCAGCCTGACGCTGATGTCTGATGGCATTCTGGATCTATTGCCAGAACCTACGCTCAAAGAAAAAGAAGCGGCTTTGCCCCAGCGGGTGAAGTCAGCGGGCGGCAGCCTGGATGGTCTGCGGCAAGTGTTTGGATTGGCCACGCTAGGGGAGATGCCGGATGATATCGCCCTGTTGGTGTTGAGCAGGAATCTTTAA
- a CDS encoding PilZ domain-containing protein gives MSQTGRDYSEKRDFIRMRVDADVVLIHAGDEVSAVCIDLSSSGMQVEAPRQFAVGDRLSVRIDSEHAALSGLEAETEVVWVKAQDDKTQRLGLTILQMT, from the coding sequence ATGAGTCAAACCGGTCGGGACTACAGCGAAAAGCGCGATTTCATCCGCATGCGGGTCGATGCCGATGTCGTGTTGATTCATGCAGGTGATGAGGTTTCAGCGGTGTGCATCGACCTCTCGAGCAGTGGCATGCAGGTCGAGGCGCCGCGTCAGTTCGCGGTTGGCGACCGCTTGAGTGTACGCATCGACTCCGAGCATGCGGCACTCAGCGGCCTTGAGGCCGAGACCGAAGTCGTCTGGGTCAAGGCGCAGGATGACAAGACTCAGCGCCTCGGCCTGACCATTCTGCAGATGACATAA
- a CDS encoding VacJ family lipoprotein: protein MRWSPSLAQLCVYAGLLLAPFATQAATEEDPWESVNRPIFEFNDFVDTYALKPLAQGYEFVTPQFLEDGIHNMFRNVGDVTNLANNILQAKPAAAGVDTARLIFNTTFGLLGFFDVGTKMGLNRSDEDFGQTLGYWGVGSGPYVMLPLMGPSTLRDAPSKYVDSYTGPYRYINDVPVRNSVFGLNIVDTRASLLSSEKLISGDKYTFIRNAYLQNREFKVKDGQVEDDF from the coding sequence ATGCGCTGGAGCCCTTCGCTCGCTCAGCTTTGTGTATATGCCGGCTTGTTGCTGGCGCCGTTCGCCACTCAAGCGGCAACGGAAGAAGACCCTTGGGAGAGCGTCAACCGTCCGATCTTCGAGTTCAACGACTTCGTCGACACCTACGCGCTGAAGCCGCTGGCGCAAGGCTACGAGTTTGTGACGCCGCAATTTCTCGAAGATGGCATCCACAACATGTTCCGCAACGTCGGTGATGTCACCAACCTGGCGAACAACATCCTGCAGGCCAAACCGGCTGCGGCTGGCGTCGACACCGCACGCCTTATCTTCAACACCACGTTCGGTCTGCTCGGCTTCTTCGATGTCGGCACCAAAATGGGCCTCAATCGCAGCGATGAAGACTTCGGCCAGACCCTCGGCTACTGGGGCGTCGGCAGTGGTCCATACGTGATGCTGCCGCTGATGGGCCCAAGCACCCTGCGTGATGCGCCGTCGAAATACGTCGACAGCTACACCGGTCCTTACCGCTACATCAACGACGTGCCGGTGCGTAACTCGGTGTTCGGCTTGAACATCGTCGACACCCGCGCCAGCCTGCTGTCGAGCGAGAAGTTGATCAGCGGCGACAAATACACCTTCATCCGCAACGCCTACTTGCAGAACCGCGAGTTCAAGGTGAAGGATGGTCAGGTCGAAGACGATTTTTGA
- a CDS encoding phosphatase has translation MSHAETLPLAAPGLTAVLFGLSGCLVDFGARARQQTISLPEQAEATPGALESLHNLQRQQIPCAWIDELPPALALPLSATLPAWIKPAQHSATINPWPAPNACWQALMDLNVGSLDGCVLVSGEPRLLQSGLNAGLWTIGLASCGSLCGLAPGEWQALSQKEREQLRGKATVQLFGLGVHSVIDHLGELETCLADISLRRLKGEKP, from the coding sequence ATGTCACATGCCGAAACCTTGCCTCTCGCTGCACCCGGCCTGACCGCCGTATTGTTCGGTCTCAGCGGATGCCTGGTGGATTTCGGTGCTCGCGCCCGGCAACAGACCATTTCCCTGCCCGAACAGGCCGAAGCCACACCGGGCGCACTTGAGAGCCTGCACAACTTGCAGCGCCAGCAGATTCCCTGCGCCTGGATCGATGAGTTGCCCCCTGCCCTTGCACTGCCGCTGTCGGCGACTCTGCCGGCGTGGATCAAGCCTGCGCAACATTCGGCAACAATCAATCCGTGGCCCGCTCCCAACGCGTGCTGGCAGGCGCTGATGGACTTGAACGTCGGCAGCCTGGACGGTTGCGTCCTGGTCAGCGGCGAACCACGTCTGCTGCAATCGGGGCTGAATGCCGGGTTATGGACCATTGGCCTTGCGTCCTGCGGTTCGCTCTGCGGCCTGGCACCGGGCGAGTGGCAGGCCTTGAGCCAGAAGGAACGCGAGCAACTGCGCGGCAAGGCGACGGTGCAGTTGTTCGGGCTTGGCGTGCACTCGGTGATCGATCATCTGGGCGAGCTGGAGACCTGTCTGGCGGACATCAGCCTGCGCCGTCTCAAAGGCGAAAAGCCCTGA
- a CDS encoding DUF4404 family protein, with product MPAQELQKQLDTLREQLEQNPPLSEVEREDLHALMAQIESEIKLESATQDASIADGVNLAVDRFELEHPAIAGTLRNIVNALGSMGI from the coding sequence ATGCCCGCCCAAGAACTGCAAAAACAGCTCGATACCCTGCGCGAGCAACTGGAGCAGAATCCGCCGCTGTCGGAAGTCGAACGTGAGGATTTGCATGCGCTGATGGCGCAGATTGAATCTGAAATCAAACTGGAGTCGGCTACTCAGGACGCCAGCATCGCCGATGGCGTGAATCTGGCAGTTGATCGCTTCGAACTCGAACACCCGGCCATTGCCGGCACCTTGCGCAACATCGTCAATGCGCTGGGCAGCATGGGGATCTGA
- the queF gene encoding NADPH-dependent 7-cyano-7-deazaguanine reductase QueF (Catalyzes the NADPH-dependent reduction of 7-cyano-7-deazaguanine (preQ0) to 7-aminomethyl-7-deazaguanine (preQ1) in queuosine biosynthesis): MHPAAEHSPLGKSSEYIATYTPSLLFPIPRTAKWAELGLTAETLPYKGVDFWNCFELSWLLPSGKPVVAIGEFSIPADSPNIIESKSFKLYLNSLNQTAFADIATLEATLVKDLSTAAGKPVGVRVRSLKDVEAEGVVALPGVCIDDLDISVSNYEHPRPELLRCDDSRIVEESVHSHLLKSNCPVTSQPDWGSVVVEYRGSALDHASLLEYIVSFRQHSDFHEQCVERIFLDLQRLLKPEKLTVFARYVRRGGLDINPYRSTESVQLPNHRLVRQ; this comes from the coding sequence ATGCATCCCGCAGCCGAACATTCGCCGCTGGGCAAGTCCAGCGAATACATCGCCACCTACACGCCGTCCCTGCTGTTCCCGATTCCGCGTACCGCGAAATGGGCCGAATTGGGCCTGACCGCCGAAACCCTGCCGTATAAAGGCGTGGATTTCTGGAACTGCTTCGAATTGTCGTGGCTGCTGCCGTCGGGCAAGCCGGTGGTAGCGATCGGTGAGTTCAGCATACCGGCGGATTCGCCGAACATCATCGAATCGAAGTCGTTCAAGCTGTACCTGAACTCGCTGAACCAGACCGCGTTTGCCGATATCGCGACGTTGGAAGCGACGCTGGTCAAAGACCTGTCTACCGCTGCCGGCAAGCCGGTCGGTGTGCGGGTTCGCAGCCTGAAAGACGTTGAGGCGGAAGGTGTTGTGGCACTGCCCGGCGTGTGCATCGACGATCTGGATATCAGCGTCAGCAACTACGAGCACCCGCGTCCGGAACTGCTGCGCTGCGATGATTCGCGCATCGTCGAGGAAAGCGTGCACAGCCATTTGCTCAAGTCCAATTGCCCGGTGACCAGTCAGCCGGACTGGGGCAGTGTGGTGGTGGAATATCGCGGCTCGGCGCTGGATCACGCCAGTCTGCTGGAATATATCGTCAGCTTCCGCCAGCACTCGGACTTCCATGAGCAGTGCGTGGAGCGGATCTTTCTTGATCTGCAGCGGTTGCTGAAGCCGGAGAAATTGACGGTGTTTGCGCGTTATGTGCGTCGCGGTGGGCTGGATATCAACCCGTATCGCAGCACCGAAAGCGTACAACTGCCGAACCATCGCTTGGTGCGTCAATAA
- a CDS encoding cupredoxin family protein — translation MFLRNSLAVAACLLALSSPVWAGPAHSYDFGQPAPAAKATRSVEVVLNDMSFDPKAIQVKAGETIRFVLVNKGQLLHEFNLGDAAMHAAHQQEMLQMQQSGMLTPTGMKEMSHDMAGMDHAAMGHGMKHDDPNSVLVEPGKTAELTWTFSKATSLEFACNIPGHYQAGMVGKLTVSQ, via the coding sequence ATGTTTTTGCGCAACTCTTTGGCCGTGGCGGCCTGTTTGCTGGCGCTGAGTTCGCCGGTCTGGGCCGGACCTGCGCACAGCTACGATTTCGGCCAGCCGGCGCCCGCCGCAAAGGCTACACGCAGCGTCGAGGTGGTGCTGAACGACATGTCGTTTGATCCGAAGGCGATTCAAGTCAAAGCGGGTGAGACGATTCGCTTTGTACTGGTGAATAAAGGCCAGTTGCTGCACGAATTCAACCTCGGTGACGCGGCAATGCACGCCGCACACCAGCAGGAAATGTTGCAGATGCAGCAAAGCGGCATGCTCACGCCTACCGGCATGAAAGAAATGTCCCACGACATGGCGGGCATGGATCACGCTGCGATGGGCCATGGCATGAAGCATGACGATCCCAACAGTGTGCTGGTGGAGCCGGGCAAAACCGCCGAGTTGACCTGGACCTTCAGCAAGGCCACCAGCCTGGAGTTCGCCTGCAATATTCCCGGGCATTATCAGGCCGGCATGGTCGGCAAACTGACTGTCAGTCAGTAA
- a CDS encoding heavy metal response regulator transcription factor, with the protein MKLLIVEDQAKTGQYLRQGLTEAGFNTELVADGNSGQQLALSGDYALLILDVMLPGRSGWQILHAVRSAGLDTPVLFLTAKDAVEDRVHGLELGADDYLVKPFAFSELLARVRSLLRRGSATPQETSLQLADLRLDLIRRRVERSGQRIDLTAKEFALLEMLLRRQGEVLPKSLIASQVWDMNFDSDTNVIEVAIRRLRLKVDDEFPNKLIHTVRGMGYVLEERQA; encoded by the coding sequence ATGAAACTGTTGATCGTCGAAGACCAAGCGAAAACCGGCCAATACCTGCGCCAAGGCCTGACCGAAGCCGGCTTCAACACCGAACTGGTGGCCGACGGCAACAGCGGGCAGCAACTGGCCTTGAGCGGCGACTACGCGCTGTTGATCCTCGACGTGATGCTGCCCGGGCGCAGTGGCTGGCAGATCCTGCACGCGGTGCGCAGCGCCGGTCTCGACACGCCGGTATTGTTTCTGACAGCCAAAGACGCTGTGGAGGACAGGGTCCACGGCCTCGAACTCGGCGCCGACGATTATCTGGTCAAGCCTTTCGCCTTCTCCGAACTGCTCGCGCGGGTGCGCAGCCTGCTGCGTCGCGGCAGCGCCACACCGCAGGAAACCAGCCTGCAACTGGCCGACCTGCGCCTGGACCTGATTCGCCGCCGGGTCGAGCGCAGCGGTCAACGCATCGACCTGACCGCCAAGGAATTCGCCTTGCTGGAAATGCTCCTGCGCCGTCAGGGCGAAGTGCTGCCAAAGTCGTTGATCGCCTCGCAGGTGTGGGACATGAATTTCGACAGCGACACCAACGTGATTGAAGTGGCGATCCGCCGTTTGCGCTTGAAGGTCGATGACGAATTCCCCAACAAACTGATCCACACCGTACGCGGCATGGGTTATGTGCTTGAGGAGCGTCAAGCCTGA
- a CDS encoding heavy metal sensor histidine kinase — translation MRRLSLSSRLALLFAACTAVVSLFAGVLFSRASEAHFIELDQQLLDGKLIGLRRALQDVQANESEARLADELSRQADLSLRITGGDGQRWYDSSIHVPRDLPQTSGLSTISDAGTDYRVLNAPLYPDKSDSPQLTLLLDITHHQHFLQRMQHLIWLTVGLSALATALLGAWAARSGLRPLRRMSAVARGISAQSLNARLPEAQMPPELTELAHSFNAMLGRLDDSFQRLSAFSADIAHELRTPLSNLLTHTQVTLTRPRALEDYREALHSNLEELQWMAQLVNDMLYLAKADHGLLMPKREALELADEADALLEFFMPLAEDAGVAMSREGQARIEGDRSMLRRALSNLLDNALRFTPVEGYVSLRIVDQPSAVRISVENSGEGISAELLPRLFDRFYRADPARQEGSSEHAGLGLAITQSIVRAHGGQIHCESETGWTRFVIELPKKD, via the coding sequence ATGCGCCGCCTGTCCTTGAGTTCACGTCTGGCCCTGCTGTTTGCCGCTTGCACCGCCGTGGTATCACTGTTTGCCGGGGTGTTGTTCAGCCGCGCCAGCGAGGCGCACTTCATTGAGCTCGACCAGCAATTGCTGGACGGCAAACTGATCGGCCTGCGCCGCGCCTTGCAGGATGTTCAGGCCAATGAAAGTGAGGCGCGGTTGGCGGATGAACTGAGTCGCCAGGCCGATCTGTCACTGCGCATCACTGGCGGTGACGGCCAACGTTGGTACGACAGCTCGATTCATGTACCGCGCGATCTGCCGCAAACAAGCGGTTTGTCGACCATCAGTGACGCGGGCACCGATTATCGTGTGCTCAACGCCCCGCTCTACCCGGACAAAAGCGACTCGCCACAATTGACCCTGTTGCTGGACATCACCCATCACCAGCATTTCCTGCAACGCATGCAGCATTTGATCTGGCTGACCGTTGGCCTCTCTGCACTGGCTACCGCGTTACTCGGTGCCTGGGCCGCCCGCAGTGGCTTGCGTCCACTGCGGCGCATGAGTGCTGTGGCCCGTGGGATTTCTGCCCAATCGCTCAATGCCCGACTGCCGGAAGCGCAAATGCCGCCAGAGCTAACGGAATTGGCCCACAGCTTTAACGCCATGCTCGGACGACTCGACGACTCGTTTCAACGGCTGTCTGCGTTTTCTGCCGACATCGCCCATGAACTGCGCACACCGCTGTCGAACCTGCTGACCCACACCCAGGTCACCCTCACCCGCCCGCGAGCGCTGGAAGACTACCGCGAAGCACTGCACAGCAACCTCGAAGAACTGCAATGGATGGCGCAACTGGTCAACGACATGCTGTATCTGGCCAAGGCGGACCACGGATTGTTGATGCCCAAGCGTGAGGCGCTGGAACTGGCGGACGAAGCGGATGCGTTGTTGGAGTTTTTTATGCCGCTTGCCGAGGACGCCGGGGTGGCCATGAGCCGTGAAGGCCAAGCGCGAATCGAGGGTGATCGCAGCATGTTGCGTCGGGCGTTGTCGAATTTGCTGGATAACGCGCTGCGCTTTACCCCGGTTGAGGGCTACGTAAGTTTGCGGATCGTTGATCAACCGAGCGCTGTGCGCATTTCAGTCGAGAACAGTGGCGAGGGGATTTCTGCGGAGTTGTTGCCACGGCTGTTTGACCGGTTTTATCGGGCCGATCCGGCGCGGCAGGAAGGCAGCAGTGAGCATGCGGGGTTGGGGTTGGCGATTACTCAATCCATCGTCCGCGCCCATGGTGGGCAGATTCATTGCGAATCAGAAACTGGATGGACACGGTTTGTGATTGAGTTGCCGAAGAAGGATTGA
- a CDS encoding lipoprotein-releasing ABC transporter permease subunit gives MFRPLSIFIGARYTRAKRRNRFVSFISMTSMIGLALGVLAMIVVLSVMNGFQREMSSRILGMVPHATIVGVKPIDDWQPVAAAAMKNPEVTAAVPFTEMEGMLSYKGLMQPIQISGVDPAQEGKVSIVAQHIVQGRLDALKPGEFGVVIGEITARRFRLNVGDKITLIVPEVSTAPGGITPRMQRLNVVGVFKVGAELDGSMGLIHVADAATMQHWEPNQVQSVRLAVKDLYAAPKVSTDIAVGLGADFKADDWTHTQGSLFSAMKMEKTMIGLLLLMIVAVAAFNIIATLIMVVNDKGADIAILRTIGATPRQIMAIFMVQGTVIGIVGTLIGGVLGVIAALNVSELVGWMERVTGQHIFSSDVYFVSNLPSELQGGDVLLICSAGFILSFLATVYPAWRAAKIEPAHALRYS, from the coding sequence ATGTTCAGACCGTTATCGATCTTTATCGGCGCGCGCTATACCCGAGCCAAGCGCCGCAATCGCTTTGTTTCGTTCATTTCGATGACCTCGATGATCGGCCTCGCCCTCGGCGTGTTGGCGATGATTGTGGTGTTGTCGGTGATGAACGGCTTTCAGCGCGAAATGAGCTCGCGCATCCTCGGCATGGTGCCGCACGCGACCATCGTTGGCGTGAAGCCGATTGATGACTGGCAGCCGGTGGCCGCCGCCGCGATGAAAAATCCCGAAGTGACCGCCGCCGTGCCGTTCACCGAAATGGAAGGCATGCTTTCCTACAAGGGTTTGATGCAGCCGATCCAGATCAGCGGTGTCGATCCGGCTCAGGAGGGCAAAGTCTCGATCGTCGCCCAGCACATTGTTCAGGGCCGGCTCGATGCCTTGAAGCCCGGTGAGTTCGGCGTGGTCATCGGTGAGATTACCGCCCGCCGTTTCCGTTTGAATGTCGGCGACAAGATCACCCTGATCGTGCCGGAAGTCAGCACCGCACCGGGTGGCATCACCCCGCGTATGCAGCGGCTTAACGTGGTGGGTGTGTTCAAGGTTGGCGCGGAACTGGACGGCTCGATGGGTCTGATTCATGTGGCCGATGCGGCGACCATGCAGCACTGGGAACCGAATCAGGTGCAGAGCGTGCGTCTGGCGGTGAAAGACCTGTACGCCGCACCAAAAGTCTCCACGGACATCGCCGTCGGCCTCGGCGCCGATTTCAAGGCTGACGACTGGACCCACACTCAGGGCAGCCTGTTCAGTGCGATGAAAATGGAAAAAACCATGATCGGCCTGCTGTTGCTGATGATCGTCGCGGTGGCGGCGTTCAACATCATCGCGACGCTGATCATGGTGGTGAACGACAAAGGCGCGGACATCGCGATTCTGCGCACCATTGGTGCCACTCCCCGGCAGATCATGGCGATCTTCATGGTGCAGGGCACGGTGATCGGCATTGTCGGCACCTTGATTGGTGGCGTGCTGGGTGTGATCGCGGCGCTGAACGTCAGCGAACTGGTCGGCTGGATGGAGCGGGTCACCGGGCAGCACATTTTCAGTTCCGATGTGTATTTCGTCAGCAACTTGCCTTCCGAATTGCAGGGCGGGGACGTGCTGTTGATCTGCTCTGCCGGGTTCATCTTGAGCTTCCTGGCGACGGTGTATCCGGCGTGGCGGGCGGCGAAGATCGAGCCGGCTCATGCGCTGAGATACTCGTAA